A stretch of Candidatus Eisenbacteria bacterium DNA encodes these proteins:
- a CDS encoding radical SAM protein — protein sequence MPGKTRWSREGLTRGEPRSEEVQLMQGVVSFSQRRDQRATLRYFSLKPDAFLVRGASRGALYDLASGEVYSIDPLAARVIEACERQCGIEETVAKVQEAPLHEILDFLRRVAEAGMGEFGEQPSPRPKIDLVDPCRKLDFIWFELREDCNLRCRHCYCMSQADTGAKNRLTHEEWRRLLLEGAQLECRAVQFIGGEPFLYGDRLFDLAGRARELGYSSVGVFSNLTFLKDEWIDRLVDLRMEVSCSLYSKRPEIHDLVTKKSGSFERLMRNVARLKERGIQPRFAVTVMKHNQDYVRETMEFVRELGMEAPGFDLVRPSGRGNDDELVPDKLSKTTAYKTRAEFMRTDRATFIRRCNGNSCWQGKIAISSTGDVNPCIMQRDHPCGNVCERSLREIVEGDLRRYWDLSFDKIEVCRDCEYRYACHDCRPITYGPTGELTAKSIHCSYDPYRGEWGAPA from the coding sequence ATGCCCGGGAAGACCCGATGGAGCCGAGAGGGGCTCACCCGGGGTGAACCAAGGTCGGAGGAGGTCCAGCTCATGCAAGGCGTTGTCAGCTTCTCCCAGCGAAGGGATCAGAGAGCCACGCTGCGCTACTTCTCCCTCAAGCCGGACGCGTTTCTCGTCAGGGGCGCCTCGCGGGGCGCTCTCTACGATCTCGCATCGGGGGAGGTCTATAGCATCGACCCGCTCGCGGCGCGAGTGATCGAGGCATGCGAGCGGCAGTGCGGGATCGAGGAGACCGTGGCCAAGGTGCAGGAGGCGCCGCTCCACGAGATCCTCGACTTCCTCCGCCGCGTCGCCGAGGCCGGGATGGGGGAGTTCGGCGAGCAGCCGAGCCCGCGACCGAAGATCGACTTGGTCGATCCGTGCCGGAAGCTCGACTTCATCTGGTTCGAGCTGCGAGAGGACTGCAATCTCCGCTGCCGCCACTGCTACTGCATGAGCCAGGCGGACACCGGGGCGAAGAACCGCCTGACCCACGAGGAGTGGCGGCGGCTGCTCCTGGAGGGCGCCCAGCTCGAGTGCCGCGCCGTCCAGTTCATCGGGGGGGAGCCGTTTCTATACGGGGATCGGCTCTTCGACCTCGCAGGCCGCGCAAGGGAGCTGGGGTATTCGAGCGTCGGCGTCTTCAGCAATCTCACCTTCCTGAAGGATGAGTGGATCGACAGGCTCGTCGACCTTCGCATGGAGGTCTCCTGTTCCCTCTACTCCAAGCGGCCGGAGATCCATGACCTCGTGACCAAGAAAAGCGGATCGTTCGAGCGGCTGATGCGCAACGTCGCCCGCCTGAAGGAGCGAGGCATCCAGCCGCGCTTCGCGGTGACGGTCATGAAGCACAACCAGGACTACGTGCGCGAAACAATGGAGTTCGTGCGCGAGCTGGGGATGGAGGCCCCGGGGTTCGATCTCGTCCGCCCCTCGGGCCGGGGCAATGACGACGAGCTGGTTCCCGACAAGCTCTCCAAGACGACCGCATACAAGACGCGCGCGGAGTTCATGAGGACCGATCGCGCGACCTTCATACGGCGGTGCAACGGGAATAGCTGCTGGCAGGGAAAGATCGCGATCAGCAGCACCGGCGACGTGAACCCCTGCATCATGCAACGCGACCATCCCTGCGGGAATGTTTGTGAGAGGAGCCTCCGCGAGATCGTGGAGGGGGATCTGCGCAGATACTGGGATCTCTCTTTCGACAAGATCGAGGTCTGCAGGGACTGCGAGTACCGATACGCGTGCCACGACTGCCGGCCGATCACCTACGGGCCCACGGGCGAGCTGACGGCCAAATCGATCCACTGCAGCTACGACCCCTACAGGGGGGAGTGGGGGGCGCCGGCGTGA